The Psychrosphaera ytuae genome includes a region encoding these proteins:
- a CDS encoding Hsp70 family protein, producing the protein MITVGIDYGTSNSEVVWFDGKEHHYIELDKESRTPFKIRSSVFIYYEDDLPLPPVEVIQQKVERIKTSIQAQLDKAKDKYEDATTPAEQKRYLTQIDQLRGEYHNTPKLQRRAINELQKDQSVDDLPLHTMVETGTFLFGEAGFKQYLKTPEKGRLIYSPKNFLGANLLEGQQTAFVGLIAKQLQFFKESAEKQLGQKVGGAVIGRPVKYHGTRGEEGNRQAIDIMTKAAALAGFEQVDFLEEPIAAAYRIEQQLDSEKVALVVDIGGGTTDICAIRLGTQKQQDYDRQQDVLSVTGTRLGGMECDKNLILKSIAPSMGLGTETTNGIPIPPLYYNDMVAVDDIPRLNKFFSDEMGLEIAQTMSVAREPDLLERLLMVQEEKLSARLVNSSRMAKEMLSDKNHIVLPLKYIEPDYQVELTEADLKRSMNAWMGRVKNLIKECLDKSPESPEILFITGGMSLSPIVQQEIKAMLPDLPTVTADAFKSISEGLSIQAQRR; encoded by the coding sequence ATGATTACAGTAGGTATCGATTACGGCACGTCAAACTCAGAAGTTGTATGGTTTGACGGTAAAGAACATCACTATATAGAACTAGATAAAGAGTCGCGTACACCATTTAAAATACGCTCGTCTGTGTTTATCTATTACGAAGATGATCTGCCTTTGCCACCGGTAGAGGTGATCCAACAAAAAGTAGAGCGGATCAAAACCTCGATTCAAGCTCAGTTGGATAAAGCCAAAGACAAATACGAAGACGCGACGACGCCAGCGGAGCAAAAGCGCTACCTAACTCAAATCGACCAGTTACGCGGTGAGTATCACAACACACCTAAGCTTCAGCGCCGCGCGATTAACGAATTACAAAAAGACCAATCAGTGGATGACCTACCGCTGCACACCATGGTTGAAACCGGCACATTCTTGTTTGGTGAAGCGGGTTTTAAGCAGTATCTCAAAACCCCAGAAAAAGGCCGTTTGATTTACTCACCAAAGAACTTCCTTGGCGCTAACTTGTTAGAAGGTCAACAAACCGCGTTTGTGGGCTTGATTGCCAAGCAGTTGCAGTTTTTTAAAGAGTCTGCTGAAAAGCAACTTGGGCAAAAGGTGGGCGGGGCCGTTATTGGTCGTCCAGTTAAGTATCACGGTACTCGTGGTGAAGAAGGCAACAGACAAGCGATTGATATCATGACCAAAGCGGCTGCTTTGGCTGGATTTGAGCAAGTCGACTTTTTGGAAGAGCCAATTGCCGCGGCATACCGAATTGAACAGCAGCTCGATAGCGAAAAAGTGGCACTTGTTGTTGATATTGGTGGTGGTACAACGGATATTTGTGCGATTCGCCTTGGTACTCAAAAACAACAAGACTACGACCGTCAACAAGATGTTCTGTCAGTGACTGGCACGCGTTTGGGCGGGATGGAATGCGATAAAAACCTAATCCTAAAATCTATCGCACCTTCGATGGGCCTAGGTACAGAAACGACCAACGGTATCCCTATTCCACCTCTGTACTACAACGATATGGTGGCCGTTGACGACATTCCGCGTCTTAACAAGTTCTTCTCTGACGAAATGGGTCTGGAAATTGCCCAAACAATGTCTGTTGCAAGAGAACCAGACTTACTTGAGCGTCTACTGATGGTTCAAGAAGAAAAATTATCAGCGCGACTGGTTAACTCGTCTCGTATGGCAAAAGAAATGTTGTCTGACAAAAATCATATTGTTTTGCCACTGAAATACATCGAGCCAGACTACCAAGTCGAACTTACCGAAGCAGACCTTAAACGCTCGATGAATGCTTGGATGGGTCGTGTTAAAAACCTCATCAAAGAGTGCTTGGACAAGAGCCCAGAGTCACCAGAAATTCTATTTATCACTGGTGGTATGAGCTTGTCGCCAATCGTGCAACAAGAAATCAAAGCCATGCTTCCGGACTTACCAACGGTAACGGCCGATGCGTTTAAGTCAATTTCTGAAGGTCTGAGCATTCAGGCGCAACGTAGATAA
- a CDS encoding M1 family metallopeptidase, which yields MTTRNIKRLLTLVFAVSVSATAAADAVKQTKGDFEDKFRQMEEILPTPNVYRAATGEPGEKYWQQKVDYKIKVRLDEAKRRIDATEEITYKNNSPYTLKYLWLQLEQNKYKPDSIAEAGTSFAGIGRRGPATSAGDANTPAKLSLGELRRQQFLEDHELGYDVLRVKNSKGNALKATVVGTNLRVDLERPLKPGKSVEFTIDFGFNIVEEDAVSARAGYEHFPDDAREGGNDIFLFAQWFPRLHAFSDYEGWHNKEFIGRGEFTLEFGDYEVEMTVPADHIVSSTGVLDNPRDVLTSEQRARLEKAKTAKRPVFVVTAEEALENEKEGTDKLKTWRFEAENVRDFAWATSRKFMWDAKGFDQGGADQPFVMAMSFYPKEGGDLWKKYSTEAVIHTMEVYNRFAFDYPYPTAQSVNGPVGGMEYPMITFNGPRTKLQKDGTRTYTQAEKRFLIGVVIHEIGHIYFPMIVNSDERQWTWMDEGLNSFLDAVACREWDPNIPWGVEPRYITNYMKSDVQVPIMTQSDSVLRLGPNAYAKPAAALNILREVVMGRELFDFAFREFSQRWKFKRPTPSDFFRTMEEASGVDLDWFWRGWFYTTDHVDISVDAVYKLRMDTKNPDIDFGRLRDIEMEKPQPLFVKRNEEAGMKTWVEKNPDITDFYDENDRFTVTNKERNAYNSFLKGLKPWEKRVFERAIEEDKNYYVIEFNNLGGLVMPILLQLHYADGTKEDQYIPAEIWRRTPKHVKKLIVADKDKELVSVVVDPHWETADVDNENNIYPRRIIPSRVEAYKNKRSSKGVYRDIMQDIKTELKKDEKEEDKKNQEKSDESDA from the coding sequence ATGACTACTCGTAATATCAAACGTTTGTTGACGCTTGTATTCGCTGTCTCTGTCAGTGCGACAGCAGCAGCGGATGCTGTAAAACAAACCAAAGGCGACTTTGAAGACAAGTTTCGCCAAATGGAAGAGATTCTTCCGACGCCAAACGTCTATCGTGCGGCAACGGGTGAGCCAGGTGAAAAGTACTGGCAACAAAAAGTAGACTACAAAATCAAAGTTCGTTTAGACGAAGCCAAACGCCGAATCGACGCAACTGAAGAAATTACCTACAAAAACAACTCACCTTACACGTTGAAGTACTTGTGGCTTCAATTAGAACAGAATAAATACAAGCCAGACTCAATTGCTGAGGCGGGTACGTCATTTGCCGGTATCGGTCGTCGCGGTCCAGCTACTTCAGCGGGCGACGCGAATACGCCAGCAAAACTAAGCCTTGGTGAATTACGTCGTCAACAGTTCTTGGAAGACCACGAGCTTGGTTATGATGTATTACGAGTTAAAAACAGTAAAGGCAATGCATTAAAAGCAACGGTAGTAGGTACTAACCTACGCGTTGACTTAGAGCGCCCTCTTAAGCCTGGTAAATCAGTAGAGTTCACTATCGACTTTGGTTTTAACATCGTTGAAGAAGACGCTGTATCTGCGCGTGCGGGTTATGAGCACTTCCCTGACGATGCTCGCGAAGGCGGCAACGACATCTTCTTATTTGCACAGTGGTTCCCTCGTTTACACGCATTCAGTGATTACGAAGGCTGGCACAATAAAGAGTTCATTGGTCGTGGTGAATTTACGCTAGAGTTTGGTGACTACGAAGTAGAAATGACGGTTCCTGCTGACCATATCGTTTCTTCTACTGGTGTGTTAGATAACCCTCGTGACGTTCTTACTAGCGAACAACGCGCTCGTTTAGAAAAAGCAAAAACAGCAAAACGTCCAGTATTCGTTGTAACAGCTGAAGAAGCCTTAGAAAACGAAAAAGAAGGCACAGACAAGCTTAAAACATGGCGTTTTGAAGCTGAAAACGTACGTGACTTTGCTTGGGCAACATCTCGTAAGTTTATGTGGGATGCCAAAGGTTTTGACCAAGGTGGTGCAGACCAGCCATTCGTAATGGCGATGTCTTTCTACCCGAAAGAAGGTGGCGACCTTTGGAAGAAGTACTCGACTGAAGCCGTTATCCACACCATGGAAGTATACAACCGCTTTGCGTTTGATTACCCGTACCCAACAGCTCAGTCGGTAAACGGCCCGGTTGGTGGTATGGAATATCCAATGATCACGTTCAACGGTCCACGTACTAAACTACAAAAAGACGGTACTCGTACTTACACCCAAGCTGAAAAGCGTTTCTTAATCGGTGTTGTTATCCACGAGATTGGTCATATCTACTTCCCAATGATCGTTAACTCAGACGAGCGTCAGTGGACGTGGATGGACGAGGGTCTTAATAGCTTCCTAGACGCAGTAGCATGTCGTGAGTGGGATCCAAACATTCCTTGGGGTGTTGAGCCACGTTACATCACTAACTACATGAAGAGTGACGTACAGGTTCCAATTATGACTCAGTCTGACAGTGTTTTACGTTTGGGTCCAAATGCCTACGCAAAACCAGCGGCTGCATTAAACATCCTTCGTGAAGTGGTCATGGGTCGTGAGTTATTTGACTTTGCATTCCGTGAATTCTCTCAACGCTGGAAGTTCAAGCGTCCGACTCCTTCAGATTTCTTCCGTACAATGGAAGAAGCATCAGGTGTTGACCTAGATTGGTTCTGGCGCGGTTGGTTCTACACCACCGATCACGTAGATATCTCTGTTGATGCGGTATACAAATTGCGCATGGACACTAAAAACCCAGATATCGATTTTGGTCGCTTACGTGACATCGAAATGGAAAAACCTCAGCCGTTGTTTGTTAAGCGCAACGAAGAAGCGGGTATGAAAACTTGGGTTGAGAAAAACCCAGACATTACTGACTTCTACGACGAAAACGACCGTTTCACAGTAACTAACAAAGAACGCAACGCATACAACAGCTTCTTGAAAGGCCTCAAGCCTTGGGAAAAACGTGTATTTGAACGCGCTATTGAAGAAGACAAAAACTACTACGTTATCGAGTTTAACAACTTAGGTGGCTTAGTAATGCCAATTCTTCTACAGCTTCACTATGCTGACGGCACGAAAGAAGACCAGTATATCCCTGCTGAGATCTGGCGTCGTACTCCTAAGCACGTTAAGAAATTGATCGTTGCAGATAAAGACAAAGAGCTAGTTAGTGTTGTTGTCGACCCACACTGGGAAACTGCGGACGTAGATAACGAAAATAACATTTATCCTCGTCGCATCATTCCTTCACGTGTTGAAGCATACAAGAACAAGCGCAGCTCAAAAGGCGTGTATCGTGACATCATGCAAGACATCAAAACAGAACTGAAAAAAGACGAAAAAGAAGAAGACAAAAAAAACCAAGAAAAGTCTGACGAGTCTGACGCTTAA
- a CDS encoding DUF6702 family protein, with translation MVQKIIKQLVVLLVIILVSSNFTSHAHKMKSAFTIVLFNDRTGNLEVMHRFVLHDAEEAAWQLFDAKSDIIADELTQAKFAAYVDTRFALQNQDGEAIPLEMIGFQNDAGYLWVYQEVKIPKDLTRLRIRHDALREIWTEQFNIVNVDGLDKTTSLHFSDSDTWRSVEINR, from the coding sequence GTGGTACAAAAAATAATAAAACAGCTGGTGGTTTTATTAGTCATTATATTGGTTTCATCTAACTTCACTTCGCATGCACACAAAATGAAAAGTGCATTTACCATAGTGTTGTTTAACGACCGAACTGGCAATCTAGAAGTAATGCACCGTTTTGTTTTACACGATGCAGAAGAAGCTGCCTGGCAGCTGTTTGATGCAAAATCGGACATCATTGCTGATGAACTCACCCAAGCTAAATTTGCTGCCTATGTCGACACTCGATTTGCTCTCCAAAATCAAGATGGCGAGGCCATACCTTTAGAAATGATTGGTTTTCAAAACGACGCTGGTTACCTATGGGTTTATCAGGAAGTAAAGATCCCTAAGGACTTAACAAGACTTAGGATCCGTCACGACGCGTTACGTGAGATTTGGACCGAGCAATTTAACATCGTTAATGTCGATGGGTTAGACAAAACAACGAGTTTACATTTTAGTGATTCAGATACATGGCGAAGTGTGGAGATTAATCGCTAA
- a CDS encoding MerC domain-containing protein, translating into MRDILGAWLSILCVLHCSLPILLLSFSASFGLGELLESFHNDWLHAILIAPIVAILAVSIPKAYIAHRNPLPAYLAVSGVITLTAGVMAGHDIETFFTILGSGLVISSHLINRKTLKSRISAVASQI; encoded by the coding sequence ATGAGAGATATTTTAGGAGCATGGCTGTCGATACTTTGCGTATTGCACTGTTCATTACCTATTTTATTATTATCCTTTAGTGCGAGTTTTGGATTGGGAGAGCTACTGGAGAGCTTTCACAATGACTGGTTGCACGCGATTCTTATCGCTCCTATTGTTGCAATTTTAGCTGTGAGTATTCCTAAAGCGTATATAGCTCATCGCAATCCTTTGCCAGCCTATTTGGCCGTGTCTGGCGTTATCACCCTTACAGCTGGTGTGATGGCAGGGCACGACATTGAGACTTTCTTTACTATCCTGGGCAGTGGTTTGGTGATCAGCTCTCATTTGATCAACCGTAAAACGCTAAAGTCTCGGATCTCGGCAGTCGCTAGCCAGATTTAA
- a CDS encoding mechanosensitive ion channel family protein produces the protein MDLKSLTHYIQLIEEKLMSWLDTTVQHLPNFVVALLIVLVFSLLSRVMSKTLRSVLHKTLESRQIADLLAAIFKIIVMTIGIFVALDFVGLSGTVKSLLAGAGIVGLAIGFAFQDMTENLIAGIAMGVRKPFQIGDVIEADGVFGTVKTINLRNTLVENFYGQLDIVPNKVLFRNTLRNYSTTGERIVEVPVGISYADDIQKASEVLVEAINGLEFIAKKDETAVYAESFGDSSINLLVWAWIDYPGHVGFMQARHELVVTINNTLSDNDILIPFPIRTLDFGIKGGEKLDAMLSNRQAQKDQNQ, from the coding sequence ATGGATCTAAAAAGTTTGACTCATTACATTCAACTTATTGAAGAAAAACTCATGAGTTGGTTGGATACAACCGTACAGCACTTGCCGAATTTTGTGGTGGCGCTACTTATTGTCTTGGTGTTTTCGTTGCTTTCAAGAGTCATGAGCAAAACTCTGCGCAGCGTATTACATAAAACACTAGAGTCTCGTCAAATTGCCGATTTGCTAGCTGCCATTTTTAAAATTATCGTCATGACGATAGGTATATTTGTAGCGCTGGATTTTGTTGGCTTATCGGGCACGGTAAAATCTCTGCTTGCTGGTGCAGGTATTGTTGGTCTGGCGATAGGCTTTGCATTCCAAGATATGACCGAAAACCTAATCGCTGGTATTGCAATGGGCGTGCGAAAGCCGTTTCAAATTGGTGATGTGATTGAGGCCGATGGCGTATTCGGTACGGTTAAAACCATCAACCTTAGAAATACCCTAGTCGAAAACTTTTACGGTCAGTTGGATATAGTGCCAAACAAGGTACTGTTTAGAAATACACTCCGCAATTATTCGACCACTGGCGAACGAATAGTCGAAGTTCCGGTTGGCATCAGTTACGCAGATGACATACAAAAGGCCTCGGAAGTGCTCGTTGAAGCAATCAATGGTCTCGAGTTTATTGCTAAAAAAGATGAAACCGCAGTATATGCAGAGAGTTTTGGTGATAGTTCAATAAATCTATTGGTGTGGGCGTGGATTGATTACCCAGGTCATGTTGGATTTATGCAAGCGAGACACGAGTTAGTGGTAACGATAAATAACACACTGAGCGATAACGATATATTGATCCCGTTCCCGATCAGAACTTTAGACTTTGGCATCAAAGGCGGAGAAAAACTCGATGCCATGCTGTCTAATCGACAAGCACAAAAGGATCAAAATCAATAA
- a CDS encoding methyl-accepting chemotaxis protein, with product MSIQRKFLFALAIFVVIFSGIRIGITWLDANASIKKNIDVQEHEASKEITAILNVTDEVFSARVKSSLKLLKDRAKDIGRPELGSTTQVNGTPANQLYLGNSAIANNFDLVDSVTELMGGTATVFSRKGDDFIRISTNVMKEGKRAIGTKLAPTGKAMAAIKQKKPYFGQVDILGKSYLTAYDPIIDSSGEVIGIWYVGYLADLATLNELISQMRLLDEGFVALRDGKKVIRQHSNHLKTSELEQIIAGDEDWQLTTVEYKPWGYDIVLGVKKSEVSGLIFQAVLVGFLKLLVTMIAFGVMIYVLLNKIVIAPIKKQTQALEELTKGDGDLTKRINAGRTDEIGQMANAFDNLLDKLQGTIKNVKEQSHLLLNSVSQLSDISTSMTNEQVAQHQKADLLASAVEEFRATAKLVADNTDNATDLSKGVYEEAREGSDTLKDTTERIARQSASIADSEAVIDELAKDSESISTVLDVIRNIAEQTNLLALNAAIEAARAGEQGRGFAVVADEVRSLASRTQQSTEEINTMIEKLQKQSQQATELMHQNRTEAEENVTFTQQANAAFLNVLNAMHQINQFNDEVSRAANEQSQVSEAIAEDVTEVSESSTRNSENAKRTNKAAQELRELIQVMDRQLGAFKV from the coding sequence ATGTCCATCCAAAGAAAGTTTTTATTCGCTCTAGCTATCTTTGTGGTTATTTTTTCTGGCATTCGCATTGGTATAACTTGGTTGGATGCCAACGCGTCTATTAAGAAAAATATCGACGTTCAAGAACATGAAGCAAGCAAAGAAATTACTGCAATACTCAACGTAACCGATGAGGTTTTTTCTGCGCGGGTGAAATCCAGCCTAAAGCTGTTAAAGGACCGTGCAAAAGACATTGGAAGGCCTGAATTGGGGAGTACTACACAAGTCAATGGCACACCTGCGAATCAGTTGTACCTGGGTAATTCTGCCATTGCCAATAATTTTGATTTAGTGGACTCAGTTACAGAATTAATGGGTGGAACGGCAACCGTTTTTTCGCGCAAAGGTGATGATTTTATCCGAATTTCCACCAATGTAATGAAAGAGGGTAAACGCGCGATTGGTACTAAACTAGCCCCTACGGGCAAAGCCATGGCCGCCATTAAACAAAAGAAACCGTATTTCGGCCAAGTAGATATATTAGGAAAGTCCTATTTAACTGCTTATGACCCAATTATCGACTCTAGTGGTGAGGTGATCGGAATATGGTACGTCGGTTATTTAGCTGACTTGGCAACGTTAAATGAACTGATCAGCCAAATGCGCTTACTCGATGAGGGTTTTGTTGCTCTCAGAGATGGTAAAAAGGTGATCCGCCAACACTCAAACCACCTTAAAACTTCAGAACTAGAACAGATTATTGCCGGTGATGAGGATTGGCAATTGACCACAGTTGAATACAAACCTTGGGGATATGACATTGTTCTTGGAGTGAAAAAGTCAGAGGTCTCTGGACTTATTTTTCAGGCAGTGCTGGTTGGTTTTTTAAAGCTGCTGGTCACTATGATAGCGTTTGGCGTAATGATTTACGTGTTGCTCAACAAAATCGTTATCGCTCCAATTAAAAAGCAAACGCAAGCTTTGGAAGAGTTGACTAAAGGCGATGGTGATCTCACAAAACGAATCAATGCGGGTCGAACTGACGAAATAGGCCAGATGGCTAATGCTTTCGATAACTTATTAGACAAGCTGCAAGGGACCATTAAAAACGTCAAAGAGCAGAGTCATTTACTATTAAACTCAGTTAGTCAATTGAGCGATATTTCTACTAGCATGACAAACGAACAAGTCGCGCAGCACCAAAAGGCTGACTTACTTGCCTCTGCGGTTGAAGAGTTTAGAGCAACTGCAAAATTAGTGGCAGACAATACGGATAACGCGACGGATTTGTCTAAAGGCGTATACGAAGAAGCTCGAGAGGGCTCTGACACGCTTAAAGATACAACTGAGCGCATCGCGCGACAATCGGCGAGTATTGCTGATTCCGAAGCCGTTATCGACGAATTAGCTAAGGACAGTGAATCTATTTCTACCGTCTTAGATGTTATCCGTAACATAGCTGAGCAAACGAACTTACTAGCACTTAACGCCGCAATAGAAGCTGCACGAGCCGGTGAACAAGGCCGCGGATTTGCGGTTGTTGCCGATGAGGTTAGGTCATTAGCTAGTCGAACTCAGCAGTCGACGGAAGAAATTAACACCATGATTGAAAAGCTTCAAAAACAGAGCCAGCAAGCTACCGAATTGATGCACCAAAACCGAACTGAAGCTGAAGAAAATGTAACCTTTACTCAGCAAGCGAATGCAGCGTTCCTCAACGTGCTAAATGCGATGCATCAAATCAATCAGTTCAATGATGAAGTTTCGCGTGCGGCTAATGAGCAGAGTCAGGTTTCTGAAGCGATAGCTGAAGATGTGACAGAAGTATCTGAGTCCAGTACTCGAAATTCAGAAAACGCCAAACGCACAAACAAAGCTGCACAAGAACTGCGAGAGTTAATCCAAGTTATGGACCGACAGCTTGGAGCGTTCAAAGTGTAG
- a CDS encoding efflux RND transporter permease subunit — protein MIAWFARNGVAANLLMFTILIAGLFNLFNQIPFEVFPSIESDRITVSVTLRGATPEDTEQGIAIRVEEAVQDLEGIKKITSRSSEGSASVSIEVDKGYDPRDMLNDIKSRVDAINTFPADAEKPVIALAQRKREVIAVALSSIYGEKELREFAEQVRDEILKLPGVTQIELSGVRDYEIAIEMSTDKLRQYDLTLAQVSRAIANSSLDISAGTLKTRGGDILLRSKGQAYRQNEFANIAIKTNPDGTIIRLSDVATVIDGFEETPVRTRFNGNQAAFLDVYRIGNQSAIEVAEQVKKYIEDKQLSLPNGYELTYWDDDSQIVKNRISTLTTSALQGGFLVLLLLTLFLRPAIAFWVFIGIPVSFMGAFIVMPWFGISLNVMSLFGFILVLGIVVDDAIVTGENIYTHLKNADSSEDAVIRGTQEVATPVTFGILTTVAAFLPLAFIEGNRGALFAQIPVIVIPILLMSLVESKFVLPSHLKHIKLRHQKGEVGKLEALQHKFADGFEHAIMKYYQPVLKLALRNRFTTVSMFVSVFVIILALIMSGWTKFIFFPRIPSETVRVNISMPAGTPFEVTNKHVIKMADKARELQQKYVDEVSGESVIINILATTGNRGGASNAGGVRFEIIPPEQRTSTITANHLAREWRQMIGAIPGAESVTFRAEIGRTSDPIDVQLSATSLETLKEVAERVKQRLATYPTVFDITDSLSDGKQELQIELTQQGIALGLTRSDVASQVRTAFFGSQVQRIQRGRDDVRVMVRLPLKERESIAELQSLLIPTPAGGTVPLSHVATLTPGQSPSAIYRIDRYRTVNVTADVDKENVNMTVLQADLKAYLDELVEQYPGVSHSLEGEAKEQAESFGSLAWALIFVFFVIYALLAIPFKSYSQPLIVMSIIPFGMIGAVAGHWIMGMELTIMSLLGMLALIGVVVNDSLVLVDYINKRRDSGFDIKEAVLTAGSARFRPVMLTSLTTFIGLMPLLFEKSTQAQFLIPMAVSLGFGILFATFITLILVPVNYSLMAGLKNKIT, from the coding sequence ATGATTGCTTGGTTCGCGAGAAATGGCGTTGCCGCCAATTTGTTAATGTTCACTATTTTGATTGCAGGTTTGTTTAATCTGTTCAATCAAATACCTTTTGAGGTGTTCCCTTCGATAGAGTCAGACCGCATTACCGTTAGCGTGACCCTCCGTGGTGCGACTCCTGAGGACACTGAGCAAGGTATTGCGATTCGAGTTGAAGAAGCGGTGCAAGACTTAGAAGGCATCAAGAAGATCACAAGTCGTTCGTCAGAAGGCTCAGCGTCAGTTTCAATTGAGGTCGATAAAGGGTATGACCCTCGTGATATGCTCAACGATATAAAGAGTCGCGTTGATGCCATTAACACGTTCCCGGCAGATGCGGAGAAGCCAGTGATAGCACTGGCCCAGCGCAAACGAGAAGTGATTGCCGTTGCCTTGTCGAGCATTTATGGTGAAAAAGAGTTAAGAGAGTTTGCAGAACAAGTACGCGACGAAATACTCAAACTACCCGGTGTGACTCAAATCGAATTAAGTGGTGTAAGGGATTACGAAATCGCCATAGAAATGTCGACCGACAAATTACGTCAATACGATCTAACCTTAGCGCAAGTCTCTCGTGCCATTGCCAATTCCAGTTTGGATATTTCAGCTGGTACATTAAAAACTCGTGGTGGAGATATTTTATTACGCTCTAAAGGACAGGCTTACCGTCAAAATGAATTTGCCAACATTGCAATCAAAACCAACCCAGACGGCACAATCATAAGATTGTCAGACGTGGCGACAGTAATCGATGGTTTTGAAGAAACTCCTGTACGCACTCGTTTTAATGGTAATCAAGCAGCCTTTTTGGATGTGTATCGAATTGGTAACCAAAGTGCTATTGAAGTGGCCGAGCAGGTAAAAAAATACATCGAAGATAAACAGTTATCCTTACCTAATGGCTACGAGTTGACTTACTGGGATGACGACTCTCAAATCGTTAAAAATCGTATTTCAACCCTGACCACAAGTGCTCTGCAAGGTGGCTTTTTGGTTCTTTTGTTACTGACTCTGTTCTTGCGTCCCGCCATCGCATTTTGGGTATTCATTGGTATCCCTGTGTCATTTATGGGCGCGTTTATTGTCATGCCTTGGTTTGGTATTTCTCTTAACGTTATGAGTTTGTTCGGGTTCATTTTGGTATTAGGTATTGTCGTGGACGATGCTATCGTAACCGGCGAAAACATTTATACCCACCTCAAAAATGCGGACTCAAGTGAAGATGCCGTTATCAGAGGCACTCAAGAAGTCGCAACACCCGTTACCTTTGGTATTTTGACGACGGTCGCGGCCTTTTTGCCTTTGGCGTTTATCGAAGGAAACCGCGGTGCATTGTTCGCTCAAATTCCCGTAATCGTCATTCCTATTTTATTGATGTCGTTGGTCGAGTCGAAGTTTGTTTTACCCTCTCATTTAAAGCACATTAAATTGCGCCATCAAAAGGGCGAAGTGGGAAAACTTGAAGCGTTACAGCACAAATTTGCGGACGGTTTTGAACATGCAATTATGAAGTACTATCAGCCAGTGTTGAAGCTTGCTCTTCGCAACCGCTTTACTACTGTCAGCATGTTTGTCTCAGTGTTTGTGATCATTTTAGCGTTGATAATGAGTGGTTGGACTAAGTTTATCTTTTTCCCTCGGATCCCAAGTGAGACAGTCCGGGTGAATATCTCCATGCCAGCTGGGACACCATTTGAAGTGACCAATAAACACGTCATTAAAATGGCTGACAAAGCGCGTGAATTACAACAAAAGTATGTTGATGAAGTCTCTGGTGAAAGTGTCATTATTAACATTCTGGCAACGACCGGTAATCGCGGTGGTGCATCAAACGCGGGCGGTGTTCGCTTTGAGATCATTCCTCCGGAACAACGCACATCTACCATTACTGCCAATCATCTAGCCAGAGAGTGGCGGCAAATGATTGGCGCCATTCCTGGAGCTGAAAGTGTAACTTTTAGAGCCGAGATTGGGCGTACGTCAGATCCGATTGACGTGCAGTTGTCGGCGACCTCTTTAGAGACATTAAAAGAAGTTGCAGAGCGAGTGAAACAGCGACTGGCAACGTATCCAACGGTGTTTGATATCACGGACTCACTGTCCGATGGCAAACAAGAATTACAAATCGAACTGACACAGCAGGGCATCGCACTTGGCTTAACTCGAAGTGACGTAGCAAGCCAAGTCAGAACTGCGTTTTTTGGTTCTCAAGTTCAGCGAATACAGCGTGGGCGAGATGATGTCCGTGTGATGGTTCGCTTACCTTTAAAAGAACGTGAATCAATAGCAGAGCTGCAAAGTTTGTTAATTCCGACACCAGCAGGGGGCACGGTTCCATTGTCCCATGTTGCGACGTTGACGCCAGGTCAAAGCCCATCTGCAATTTATCGAATCGATCGCTATCGAACGGTTAACGTAACTGCCGATGTAGATAAAGAAAATGTAAACATGACAGTGCTACAAGCCGACCTTAAAGCGTACTTGGATGAATTGGTCGAACAATATCCTGGTGTTAGTCATTCATTAGAAGGTGAAGCAAAGGAGCAAGCTGAGTCATTTGGCAGTCTAGCTTGGGCGTTAATTTTTGTATTTTTTGTCATTTATGCCCTGTTGGCCATACCTTTTAAGTCTTATAGCCAGCCACTCATAGTGATGAGTATTATTCCATTTGGCATGATTGGGGCGGTTGCCGGCCATTGGATTATGGGGATGGAGCTAACTATCATGAGTTTGTTAGGTATGCTTGCCTTGATTGGTGTTGTGGTCAATGACTCGCTTGTTTTAGTTGATTACATCAACAAACGCCGAGACTCAGGTTTTGATATCAAAGAAGCGGTATTGACAGCGGGTAGCGCTCGCTTCAGGCCAGTAATGTTAACCAGCTTAACTACATTTATTGGTTTGATGCCGTTGTTATTCGAAAAATCAACACAGGCACAGTTCTTAATCCCAATGGCTGTATCTTTGGGATTCGGTATTTTGTTTGCGACCTTTATAACCTTGATTTTGGTCCCTGTGAATTACAGTTTAATGGCTGGACTAAAAAACAAAATAACTTAA